DNA sequence from the Halobacterium sp. DL1 genome:
GACCTCGTGCTCGACCACGGCGGCGCGTTCTCCGGCGAGCACGGCGACGGCCTCGCGCGCACCGAGTTCAACCCGAAGATGTACGGTCCGGCGCTCTGGGCCGCGTTCAAGGAACTCAAGTCGGCCTTCGACCCGCAGTGGCTGCTGAACCCGGGGAAGGTCGTCTACCGCGACAAAGGCGACGTGGCCGACGCCGAAAGCCTCCGCGAGGGCGAACCGGCGGACGTCCGCGAGCGACTCCGCTACGGCCAAGACTACCAGTCCGTCGAACCGCAGACCGAACTCGACTTCGACGACGACGGCGGGTTCGCTCACCTCGTCGAACTCTGCAACGGCTGCGGGACGTGCCGGCAGACCGACTCGGACGTGATGTGCCCGACGTACCGCGCGTCCCGCGACGAGATGGAGACCACCCGGGGGCGGGCGAACCTCCTGCGGGCCGCCATCTCCGGTGACCTCCCGGAGGACGAACTGTACACCGAGCGGTTCCAGGAGGAGGTGCTGGACCTCTGCGTCGGCTGCAAGGGCTGTGCGAGCGACTGCCCGACGGGCGTCGACCTCGCGAAGTTGAAGGCCGAGGCCAAACACCAGTACCACGAGCGCGAGGGCTCCGGTCTCCGCGAGCGCCTGTTCGCCGACGTCCACCGGCTCTCCGCGTGGGGGAGTCGGTTCGCGCCACTCTCGAACTGGGCGACGGCACTCCCGGGCACGGACTGGGTCGCCGACCGGGCGCTCGGCATCGCGCCGGAGCGCGACCTGCCGACGTTCCAGCGGACGACGTTCACCGACTGGTTCGACGCCCGGGACGTCGGGCCACCGGCCGACCCCGCAGACCGCGTCCTGCTGGTCCCCGACACGTTCACCGAGTACACCCACCCCGAGGTCGGGAAAGCCGCGGTGCGCGTGCTGGAAGCCGCGGACGTCCGCGTCGACGTTGCCGACGCCCGACCGTCCGGACGTCCGGCGTACTCACTGGGCTTCCTGGACCGCGCGAAAGACCGCGCCGGAGCGAACGTCGACGCCCTCGCGCCCACTATCGAGGACGGCTGGACGCCAGTGTTCGTGGAACCGGCAGACGCCGTGATGGTGCAGGACGAGTACAGCGACCTCCTGGACGGAGCGGCTGTCGACACCGTGGCGGGCGCCACCCGGGGCGTCATGGAGTATCTCGACCGCGAGCGCGCGGACGAACGTCTCGACTTCGGGGCGTCCCAGGAGTCCCTGGCCTACCACGGCCACTGCAACCAGAAGGCCATCGGGACGGACCACCACGCGGTGGGCGTGCTGCGACGCGCTGGCTACTCGGTCGACCCAGTAGATTCGACGTGCTGCGGGATGGCCGGGAGCTTCGGCTACGAAGCCGAACATTACGACCTCTCGCAGGCCATCGCCGACGACCTCGTGGAGAAGGTCGGGGCGAGCGACGGCGACACCGTGGTCGCGCCGGGCACGTCCTGTCGGACGCAGTTAGGGGACCGCGGCGACGCGGGTCGACCGCGACACCCCGTCGAGGCGGTTTTGGCGGCGCTGGGAGGACGGAAGAGACCGGAGAGAAGCTGAGACCGCTGGGGCGAGTTACGCGTACGTCCGGGACGGCTCGGCGGTCGTCGCCTCGGTGTCCTGCTCGAGTTTGTCGCGGGCGTTCCGGAAGTCCGCCATCGTGATCTGCTGGCGGTCGTCGCGGATGGCGAACATCCCGGCCTCCGTGCAGATGGCCTTGACGTCCGCGCCCGAGAGGTCGTCGGTGTCCGCGGCGAGCGCCGCGAAGTCGACGTCGTCGGCGACGTTCATCTCGCGGGTGTGGATGCGGAAAATCTTCTCGCGGCCCTCGACGTCCGGGTTCGGCACCTCGATGAGGCGGTCGAAGCGGCCCGGGCGGAGGATGGCGCGGTCGAGCATGTCGAAGCGGTTGGTGGCGGCGATGATGCGGATGTCGCCGCGCTCGTCGAAGCCGTCCATCTCGCTGAGGAGCTGCATCATCGTGCGCTGGACCTCCGCGTCGCCGCTCGTCTTGGAGTCCGTGCGCTTCGACGCGATGGCGTCGATCTCGTCGATGAAGACGACGGCCGGCTCGTGGTCGCGGGCGACCTGGAACAGGTCGCGGACGAGCTTCGCGCCCTCGCCGATGAACTTGTGGACGAGCTCGCTGCCGGCCATCTTGATGAACGTCGCGTCCGTCTGGGCGGCGACGGCCTTCGCCATCAGCGTCTTCCCGGTGCCGGGCGGGCCGTGGAGCAGGACGCCGCTCGGCGGGTCGATGCCGACCGTCTCGAACAGCTCGGGGTCGCGCATCGGCAGTTCGACCGTCTCGCGGACCTCCCGGAGCTGTTCGTCGAGGCCGCCGACGTCCTCGTAGCCGACGTCGGGGGACTGCTCGACCTCCATCACGCGGGCGCGGACGTCGGCCTCGTCGTCGAGGCGTTCGACGACGGACAGCGAGTTGTTGACCGCGACGCGGGCGCCCGGTTCGAGCTCCTCGCGGAGCGAGTCGGTGACCTCGGTGAGCGCCTCCTGGTTGTTGCCGTGCTGTTTGATCACGACGCCCTCGTCGTTGAGCTCCTGGACGGTGGCGACGAACAGCGGCGACTGCTTGAGCTTCTTGTTCTCGTGGGTGAGTCGCTCGAGTTTCTGCTGGTACTTGTTGTTCTCGGCGTTGGCGTCGAGGAGCCGGTCTCGCATCTCCTCGTTGTCGTCTTCGAGGTCCGAGAGCCGCTCCTCGAGTGCCTCGATCTTCTCCTGCTGTGAGGCGCTCTCCTCGTAGGGCAACTCGGCGTCCTCAACGGTCTCGGTCATCACGGGTCGGTAAGGCGCTGGTTCATAAGAGGCTTCGGGTGGTCGTAGTGAGAGGCTTTAGGTAGTCGTAGTGGTGCGACGGACAAATTACTGCAATGCATTTTCAATAGCGAAACCATTATCTAAGTGCATTCAGTATGGGTGGGTATGAGCGCCACCACAATCGACGCCGACACGGTCGAAGCCCTCGAAGACCTGCCACCCAGCGCGAAGCTGGTCGCCAAGGTCCTGGAGTACAACGACACCCTCACCCAGAGCCAGCTCGCCGAGGAGACCCTGCTGCCCGCCCGCACCGTCCGGTACGCGCTCACCCGCCTCGAGGAGCAGGACGTCGTCGAGTCCCGCTTCTCCTTCTCCGACGCCCGCAAGCGCATCTACACGCTCGCCTGAGCGGCGCCACACCCTCTCCCGACGTTCTCCTGCAGCCGCTTCGCCGCGCCCCGTCGCTACCGCCAGACCGAGCGAAGCGCCGAAGCTTTATCCGACGTACCGCTACACCTCTACAGCAAATGGTTCGCGTCATCCACACGGGGGACACCCACCTGGGCTACCGCCAGTACCACTCCCCCGAGCGCCGCGAGGACTTCCTCGAGGCCTTCCAGTCAGTCGTCGACGACGCCGTCGAGGCGGACGTCGACGCGGTCGTCCACGCGGGCGACCTCTATCACGACCGGCGCCCCGGCCTCCGGGACATCCTCGGCACCATCTCCGTCCTCCGTCCGCTCCGCGAGAACGACATCCCGTTTCTCGCCATCGTCGGCAACCACGAGGGGACCCGCGACGCCCAGTGGCTCGACCTCTTCGAGACGCTGGGGCTCGCCGAACGCCTCGACGAGAGCGGCCGACGAGTCGGCGACACTGTCTTCTACGGCCTGGACTACGTCCCGGAGTCCAGGCGCCCCGACCTGGACTACCAGTTCGACGAGCATGACGCGGAGAACACGGCACTCGTCTCCCACGGCCTGTTCACGCCGTTCGCCCACGCCAACTGGGACCTCGACGAGGTGCTCCGGGAGTCGAACGTCGACTTCGACGCGGTGCTGCTCGGCGACAACCACAACCCCGGGACCAAGCAGATCGGGGACACCTGGGTGACCTACTGCGGGTCCACCGAGCGCGCCAGCGCCAGCGAGCGCGACGCCCGCGGCTACAACCTCGTCGACCTGGACGGCGAGGTAACCATCTCGCGGAAGGGCCTGGACACCCGCGACTTCGTCTTCGTGGACCTCGACCTGGGCCCCGAGGACGGCACCGCCTACGTCCGCGAACGAGTCCGGGAGCACGACGTCGAGGACGCCGTCGTCGTCGTCACTGTGGAGGGCGACGGCGAGACAGTGACGCCAGCAGAGGTCGAGCGCCTCGGCGACGAGCGGGGCGCGCTCATCACGCGGGTCAACGACCGCCGTGAGATCGAGACGGCGGAAGACGTGGAAGTGTCGTTCGCGGACCCGGACGACGCGGTCAGGGAGCGCGTCCGCGAGATGGGACTCAGTGAGGCGGGCCTCGACATCGACGACGCGGTACGGGACCCAGAACTGGCGGAGTCGAACGTACGCGACCGCGTCCGGCAGCGCGTCGAGGCCGTCCTGGACGGTGATGACGACGACTCGGCTGGAGAGACCGCCGACACAGCGGACCCGGAGACGCCGGAGGACCCGAACGCGGGCGAGGAGCCCGACGACCAGGCGCAGGCGACGACCATGGAGGAGTTCCAGTGAGGTTCACGCGCGTCTCCCTGCGGAACTTCAAGTGCTACGAGGACGCGAACGTCCACCTCGACCCCGGCGTCACTGTCATTCACGGGCTCAACGGCAGCGGGAAGTCGAGCCTGCTGGAGGCCTGCTTCTTCGCGCTGTACGGCGCGACGGCCCTCGACAGGACTCTCGAGGAGATCGTCACCATCGGCGCCGAGGAGGCCGAGATCGACCTCTGGTTCACGCACGCCGGCGACGACTACCACATCTATCGGCGCGTCCGGAACACCGGCGAGCGCGCGTCCACGCCGGACTGCACCCTGGAGACGCCGTCTGGGACCATCGACGGCGTGACCGACGTGGAGGACCACGTCACCGGGCTCCTGCGGATGGACGCGGAGGCGTTCGTCAACTGCGCGTACGTCCGCCAGGGCGAGGTGAACAAGCTCATCAACGCCTCCGCGAGCACCCGACAGGCGATGCTCGACGACCTCCTCCAGCTCGGGAAACTCGAGGACTACCGCCAGCGCGCCGGGGACGCCCGACTCGGCGTCGAGGACGTCAAGAGCAACGTCGAGGGGAAACTCGACGGCCTCGAATCACAGATCGAGGCCAAGGAGGACGAAGACCCCCACGAGAAGCTCGCCAGTCTGAAGTCCGAACTCGCGGACGTGACCGGGGACGTCGAGCGCTTCGAGGAGCAGCGCGACAGCGCACGAGAGACCCTCGAAGACGCCGAGGACGTCCTCGAACGCTTCGAGGAGAAGCGCGAGGAACTCGACGACGTCACTGACACCATCTCGAACCTCCGGGAGACTATCGCAGAGACCGAGTCGGAGCGCGAAGACCTCGCCGCGCAGGCGGCCGACCACCGCGAGCGCGCCGCCGAACTGGACGACGAGGCGGCCGAACTGCTCGCCGAGACGGACCTCGCGGACGCCGATGCGGACGCGGTTGAAGCGAAACGCGAGGACCTCGTCGCGGAGCGCGAGGCCGTCACCGAGCAGATATCCGAGGTGGCACCAGACGTGTCGAAGTTCCAGACCGAGGCGGAGAACGCCGCCGAGCGCGCCGACGACATGGAGGAGCGCGCGGAGTCGCTCCGCGAGGAGGCCGCGGAACTCGAAGCGGAGGCAGAGGAAGCCGAGGAAGCCCGCGAGGAGGCCGAGGAGCGAATCGCCGAACTGGACGCGGCCATCGAGGACGCGAAAGCGGCGTTCGACGAGGCTCCAGCCGACTTCGGCGACGCCGAGACCCACCTCGACTCCGTCGAAGCCGACCGCGAGGACCTGCGGGAGCGCCGCGAGGACGTCAGCGGCGACCTGCAGTCAGCCCGGGACCGCGTCGCGGAGGCCGAGGAGCTACTGGACGCCGGGAAGTGCCCCGAGTGCGGGCAGCCCGTCGACGGGTCCCCGCACGTCGACGGCGTCGAGGAGTACCGCGAGCGCGTCACGGACCTGGAGTCCCAACTGGAGTCCGTCGACGAGGACGTCGAGGACGTCCAGGCCCGCATCGAGCGCGCCGAGGCGCTCGTCGAGCGCGAGGGCGACGTCGCCGACCACGACCAGAACCGCGAACTCGCGGTCGAACGCCGCGACGACCGCACGGAAGCGGTCGAGGAGGCGCGCGCCGACGCCGAGGAGGCCCGCGAGGAGGCCGACGAACTCGCCGACGAGGCGGCGACGGCCCGCGAGGAAGCCGAGGCGAAGCGGGAGGCGGCCGACGCCAAGCGCGAGGAACTCGCGGACCTCAACTCGCGGCAGAGCGGCCTGAAGGAACGCGTCGAGCGCCTCGGCGACCTGGCGGACGTGCTCGACGACGCCGACGACCACCGGACCGAGGCAGAGCGTCTCGCGGAGAAGCGCGCGGACCTGGCCGACCGCAACGAGGAGCGCCGGGAGCGCCTCGAGGATCTCCGGGAACGCAAGCGCACGCTGGAGAGCGAGTTCGACGAGGACCGCATCGAGCAGGCGAAGGCCGACAGGGAGCGCGCCGCGGACTACCTCGAAAAGGTGGAACCGAGACTCGAGAAACTGTACGAGGAGCGCGACGACCTGCAGGGCCGCATCGGCGCCGCTGAGAACGCCATCAAGGAACTGGAGGCGCTCCGCGAGCAGCGCGAGGCCGTCGCCGAGCGGCACGCGGAACTGGAGGCCATCCACGACGAGGTGTCGGAACTGGAGTCGATGTACGGCGACCTGCGCGCGGAGCTCCGCCAGCAGAACGTGACGAAGCTCGAGCGCCTCCTCAACGAGACGTTCGAACTCGTCTACCAGAACGACTCCTACGCGCGCATCGAACTCTCCGGGGATTACGAGCTGACGGTGTACCAGAAGGACGGCGAGGCGCTCGAACCCGACCAGCTCTCCGGCGGGGAGCGCGCGCTGTTCAACCTCAGCCTGCGGTGTGCCATCTACCGGTTGCTCGCGGAGGGCATCGAGGGCGAGGCGCCGCTGCCGCCGCTCATCCTCGACGAACCGACCGTCTTCCTCGACTCCGGGCACGTCTCCCAACTCGTGGAGCTCGTGGAGTCGATGCGCCGCCTCGGCGTCGAACAGATCGTCGTCGTGAGCCACGACGAGGAGCTCGTGGACGCCGCCGACGACGTGGTCCGCGTCGAGAAGGACGCCACGTCGAACCGCTCGCGCGTGGTGCGCGACGAGGCCGGACTGCCCGCGGACTGATTCTCGGTCGCTTCGACTACTCGCGGAGGGCCTCGATGCCGCGCTCGCCAGCCGCCGTGAGCGCGTAGCCGCGTTCGCCCGCAACCATCGTCTCCTCGACGAGCCCAGCGGCACGGAACTCCGTCAGGCCACCGACCATGTCGCTCTCGCAAACGTCGTAGGCCGCGAGCATCTCGCGGGCGGCCAGCGGGCCGCGGTCCGCGAGGTCGACGAGCAGACCGAGGTGCCAGTCGGCGTGGCAGGCGCGGACGACCTGGCGGGACTCCTCCGGGACGGCGGTGGCGAGCGCGTCGAGTGGTGATTCGCCGCCCGCGGGTTCGAGGTCGTCGTTCGGCAGGTGGCGGCGTTCGCCGGTCTCCGGGTCGCGGACGAGGCTGCTGTCGCCGCTCTCCTTGAGGAGGACGTACAGCGACCCGTCGTCGTCGCGGACCGTTCGCATGGGTCGAACAAGCAGTTGCGCCGCGTTAGGGTTTGCGTTCGCCCGGTCGACGTCGGTGCGGTCACTCCTCGCCGGCGTAGGCGCGGTACTTGTAGTAACCGTAGGCGGTCAGAATCACGCTCGCAGCGACGAGACTCCCGCCGGTGTCCCACTGGCTGCGGAAGACGGCGAGCATCGCGCCGACGCTGCCGGCCATCAGCGCGACGTTGAAGACGACGACGAGCAGCCAGAACTGCCGCTGGAGTTGCGGGTCTGCGTCTGATTCGTCCGGGATGTCGACGGAGGGCGCGAGCTCGCGCTCGGCCTCGGACTCCTCGTTCCCGAACAGGTCGTCTAACACGGCCGAAAATCGGGGGCGGCGGTGGAAAAGCGTTGCCTCTCAGAGTGTGTCGCCGAGCGACACAACGTCCGTTGCTTTGAGCCACGCGAGCGGATTCTGCGCGTCGTAGAATACGACGCCGTCCTCTGTGTCGTAGGACTCCACGTCGTCTCGGGCATCCGTGCCCTCGGGCAGCTGTGGGACTTCGTTCTGGCGGTTCGCGTCGCCCGCTGCGTGGTCAGTCACGTCTGTCACCTCGAACTTTGGTAAGGTGTAACATGGTATAAGCCTTCCCCCACCGACCGATTTCGCCGGGCGGAAGGGCGAGTTTTTAGGGTGGACAGTCGAATGACCCAGCAATGAGCAACACGGACCTCTCCCAGTTCATGCACGAGGGCGGGGAGTCGGGCGAGGAGTCGCCCGACGAAGACGTCGTGCGCGCCGAGGCCGAGGTGGTCGCCGGCGACGCCGACCCGGTCGTGACCGAGATAGTCAACGCGGAGGCCGACGCGCTCCCGGACGCCGACGGCGACGTCGAACTGATGGTGACACAGGTCGACTACACCGTCGAGGGGAGCGGCGACCGAGAGCGGCCGGTCGTCCACGTGTTCGGCCGCACCGCCGACGACGAGGCCGAGCACGTTCGCGTCCACGGCTTCCGACCGTACTTCTACGCGCCGACCACGAACCTGGCGGAGGACGACCTGACCGACGACACCATCACCGGCTCCGAGGACGGCTACGAGTCGATTCGGGGCGAGGAACTCACGAAGATCTTCGGCCGGACGCCGCGGGACGTCGGGAACATCCGCGACCGCTTCGACCACTACGAGGCTGACATCCTCTTCCCGAACCGCCTGCTCATCGACAAGGACATCACGAGTGGCGTCCGCGTCCCTGCGCGCCGCGCCGACGACGGCGCGCTCTACGTCCACCACGACGAGATCGCGGCCTGCGACGTCGACGCGAATCTCCGCGTCAACACGTTCGACATCGAGGTCGACGACCGTCACGGCTTCCCCGAGGAGGGCGAGGAACCGGTCGTCTGTCTCGCCAGCCACGACTCCTTCCGTGACGAGTACATCGTCTGGCTGTACGAGGCGCCCGACGCAACCACCGACTCGCCGACGGACCTCGCGGGCCACGACCTGCTCGACGAGGACGCCGAGGCGGACGTGCGCGTCTTCGAGACGGAGGAGGCGATGCACGAGGCGTTCATGGACTACATCGTCGAGACGGACCCGGACGTGCTCACCGGCTGGAATTTCGACGACTTCGACATGCCGTATCTCGTCGACCGCCTCGACGTGCTCGGGATGGAGTCCGACCGCCTCTCCCGCGTAGAGGAGGTGTGGACCTCCGGCTGGGGCGGGCCGAACGTGAAGGGGCGCGTCGTCTTCGACCTGCTGTACGCCTACCAGCGCACGAAACGCTCGGAACTCGACTCCTACCGCCTCGACGCAGTCGGCGAACAGGAACTCGACGTCGGGAAGGAGCGCTACGCGGGCGACATCGGTGACCTCTGGGAGGACGACCCCGAGCGCCTCCTTGAGTACAACCTCCGGGACGTCGAACTCTGCGTGGAGATCGACCGCAAGCAGTCCATCGTGGCGTTCTGGGACGAGGCCCGCAAACTGGTGGGCTGTAAACTCGAGGACGCGACGACCCCCGGCGACGCGGTCGACATGTACGTCCTCCACAAGGCGTTCGGCGAGTTCGTCCTCCCTTCGAAAGGACAACAGGAGGCCGAGGAGTTCGAAGGCGGTGCCGTCTTCGACCCCATCACCGGGGTGAAGGAGAACGTCTCCGTGCTCGACCTGAAGAGCCTCTACCCGATGTCGATGGTGACCATCAACGCCTCGCCGGAGACGAAGGTCAACCCCGAGACGTTCGACGGGGAGACCTACCAGACACCGACTGGCGTCCACTTCCGGAAGGAGCCCGACGGCATCATCCGGGAGATGGTCGACGAACTGCTCACCGAGCGCGACGAGAAGAAGGGGCTCCGCGACGACCACGACCCGGACTCCGAGCCGTACGCCCGCTACGACCGCCAGCAGGCCGCCGTGAAGGTCATCATGAACAGCCTCTACGGCGTCTTCGGCTGGGACCGCTTCCGCCTCTACGACCGGGAGATGAGCGCGGGCGTCACGTCGACGAACCGGGAGGTCATCTCGTTCACGGAGGACGCCGCCAACGACTTCGGCTACGAGGTGGCCTACGGCGACACCGACAGCGTGATGCTCGAACTCGGCAGCGAGCTCTCGAAGGCGGAAGCCATCGAGACGTCCTTCGACATCGAGGACCACATCAACGGCGCCTACGACGAGTTCGCCGCCGAGCAACTGAACGCCGACGAGCACCGCTTCCAGATCGAGTTCGAGAAGCTCTACCGGCGGTTCTTCCAGGCGGGGACGAAGAAGCGCTACGCCGGCCACATCGTCTGGAAGGAGGGCAAAGACGTCGACGACATCGACATCACTGGCTTCGAGTACAAGCGCTCGGACATCGCGCCAATCACTAAGGAGGTCCAGAAGCGCGTCATCGAACTGGTCGTCGTGGAGGGCGACGTCGACGGCGTCGAAGAGTACGTCCACGACGTCATCCAGGACTTCCGCGAGGGGAAGGTCGACCTCGACGACATCGGCATCCCGGGCGGCATCGGCAAGCGCCTCGACAACTACGACACGGACACCGCGCAGGTCCGGGGCGCGAAGTACGCGAACCTCCTGCTGGGGACGAACTTCGACCGCGGGTCGAAACCCAAGCGCCTCTACCTCGCGAAGGTTCACCCCGAGTTCTTCCGCCGCGTGGAGGACGAGCGTCCGAAGATGAACGAGGACCCGCTCTACGTCGAGTTCAAGACCGACCACGACGTCATCTGCTACGAGTACGCCGACCAGATTCCCGACGAGTTCGAGGTGGACTACGACGTGATGCTCGACAAGACGCTGAAGGGCCCCATCGAGCGCATCCTCCAGGCGCTGGACGTCTCCTGGGAGGAAGTCAAGACGGGACAGACCCAGACCGGACTCGGCAGTTTCACCTGAACGCCGGGCCGTCAGTTGTCCCCGAACCGTGCCAATTCTTCGCTAATCGAAAACTCCTGTTTTCGTTTCCAAAAGGAGTTGCCGAAAATGCGTAACCGTTATAGGGCGCTCGCGCCTTGTCTAGGATGACCTAATCGATGGCTACGCTAGAACTCAAAAACGTACACGCGGAAGTGGCAGAGGACGGCGGGGAGCAGATCCTCAACGGGGTCGACCTCGAGGTCCCGTCGGGCGAAATCCACGCCCTGATGGGCCCGAACGGCTCCGGGAAGTCGACCACGTCGAAGATCGTCGCCGGCCACCCGGCCTACGACGTCACCGAGGGGGAAGTGCTGCTCCACCTCGAGGAGGGCGACTTCGGAGACGTCGAGATCCCCGAGGACAAGCGAACGTGGAATCTCCTCGAACTGGAGCCGAACGAGCGCGCCGCGCTCGGCATCTACCTCGGCTTCCAGTACCCCGCCGAAATCGAGGGCGTCACGCTCGTCAACTTCCTCCGCACCGCGCTGAACGCGAAACTCGAGGAGCGAGACGACCTCCTCTTCGGCGAGGACGAGGAAGCCGACGAAGACGAGGAGGGCTACGAGACCTCCCCGATGGAGGGCCCCGCCGACGAGGGCGAAGTCAGCGTCGCCGACTTCCAGGAGCTCCTCTCCGAGAAGATGGAGCTGCTGGACATGGACGAGTCGTTCGCCACGCGCTACCTCAACGCCGGCTTCTCCGGCGGCGAGAAGAAGCAGAACGAGGTTCTGCAGGCTGCAGTCCTCGAGCCGAGCATCGCCGTGCTCGACGAGATCGACTCCGGGCTCGACATCGACCGGCTCCAGGACGTCGGCGCCGGCATCAACGCACTGCGCGACGAGCAGGACGCCGGCATCCTCCAGATCACCCACTACCAGCGCATCCTCGACTACGTCGAGCCCGACCGCGTCCACATCATGCTGGACGGCAAGATCGCCATGGAGGGCGACGCGGAGCTCGCCGAGCGGCTAGAGGACGAGGGCTACGACTGGGTCCGCGACCAGGTCTACGGTACGGCCTAACACAATCATGAGTTCAGACCAAGACCACCTCGAAGAGACAGACACCGAGGCCCGATTCGAGTTCAAGAAGGAGGAGAGTTCCGCCTTCAAGTCCGAGAAGGGCCTCAACGAGGAGACCATCCGGCTCATCTCCGACGACAAGGACGAGCCGGACTGGATGCTCGAGCGCCGTCTGCGCGCGCTCAAACAGTACCAGAAGATGCCGATGCCGACGGACTGGCCGGGACAGCCCGACCTCTCCGAACTCGACATCGAGGAGATCGTTCCGTACATCCGCCCCGACGTCGACAAGCGCGCCGGCGTAGACGACTGGGAGGAGCTCCCCGAGGAGATCCGGGACACCTTCGAACAGCTGGGTATCCCCGAGGCCGAGCGCGAGGCGCTCTCCGGCGTCGGTGCCCAGTACGAGTCCGAAGTCGTCTACCAGAACATGCAGGAGCGCTGGGAGGAGAAGGGCGTCGTCTTCTGCAACATGGACGAGGCCGTCCGGGAGTACCCGGAGATCGTCAAGGAGCACTTCATGACGAAGTGCGTGCCGCCGAGCGACAACAAGTTCGCGGCGCTCCACGGCGCCGTCTGGTCCGGCGGGAGCTTCGTCTACGTCCCCGAGGACGTGACGGTGAACATGCCCGTGCAGGCGTACTTCCGGATGAACTCGGAGGGCATGGGCCAGTTCGAGCACACGCTCATCATCGCCGAACCCGGCAGCGAGGTCCACTACATCGAGGGCTGTTCCGCGCCGAAGTACGGCACCCACAACCTCCACTCCGGCGGCGTCGAGGTGTTCGTCAAGGAGAACGCCCACGTGCAGTACTCAACCGTCCAGAACTGGTCGAAGAACACGTTCAACCTCAACACGAAGCGCGCCATCGCCGAGGAGAACGCCACGATGGAGTGGGTCTCCGGTAGCATGGGTTCGAAGGCGACCATGCTCTACCCGAGCACCATCCTGAAGGGCCGCGGCGCGACGGACAACCACATCACCATCGCGTTCGCGGGCGAGGGCCAGGACATCGACACCGGCGCGAAGGTCTACCACAACGCACCGGACACGAAGTCCACCATCGAGTCGAAGTCCATCGCGAAGGACGGCGGCCGCACGAACTACCGCGGCCTCGTCCACATCGCGGACGGCGCGGAGAATTCCTCGACGTCCGTGGAGTGCGACGCGCTGATGTTCGACAACGAGTCCACCAGCGACACCATGCCGTACATGGAGATCAACGAGTCGAAGGTGGACGTCGCCCACGAGGCGACCGTCGGCAAGATCGGGGACGAGGACGTCTTCTACCTCCAGTCCCGCGGTCTCGACGACGACGACGCCAAGCAGATGATCGTCGCGGGCTTCATCGAGCCCATCACGGAGGAACTGCCCATCGAGTACGCGGTCGAGCTCAACCGCCTCATCGAACTCGAGATGGAGGGGAGTCTCGGATAACATGAGCACGCAGATTCACAAGGACATCTCCGAAGAGACGGTCCGTCAGCTCGCCGCCGAGCGCGACGAGCCCGAGTGGCTCCTTCAGACCCGCCTGGACGCCCTCGACGCGCTCGACGACCTCGACTACCCGAACGTCATCCAGACGCCCGGTCGGAAGTGGACGAACCTCGAGGACCTCG
Encoded proteins:
- a CDS encoding metallophosphatase; its protein translation is MVRVIHTGDTHLGYRQYHSPERREDFLEAFQSVVDDAVEADVDAVVHAGDLYHDRRPGLRDILGTISVLRPLRENDIPFLAIVGNHEGTRDAQWLDLFETLGLAERLDESGRRVGDTVFYGLDYVPESRRPDLDYQFDEHDAENTALVSHGLFTPFAHANWDLDEVLRESNVDFDAVLLGDNHNPGTKQIGDTWVTYCGSTERASASERDARGYNLVDLDGEVTISRKGLDTRDFVFVDLDLGPEDGTAYVRERVREHDVEDAVVVVTVEGDGETVTPAEVERLGDERGALITRVNDRREIETAEDVEVSFADPDDAVRERVREMGLSEAGLDIDDAVRDPELAESNVRDRVRQRVEAVLDGDDDDSAGETADTADPETPEDPNAGEEPDDQAQATTMEEFQ
- a CDS encoding ArsR family transcriptional regulator yields the protein MSATTIDADTVEALEDLPPSAKLVAKVLEYNDTLTQSQLAEETLLPARTVRYALTRLEEQDVVESRFSFSDARKRIYTLA
- a CDS encoding FAD-dependent oxidoreductase; translation: MATDDTDLSDYGAFRDARGHAHPDAAEYADLAAELRDTVDGEVRFDEYAQVLYATDGSIYGARPAGVVLPRHAEDVQRTVRVAAGHDVPVLPRGAGSSLAGQAVGPGCVVVDTSKYMDSIVDVDLGSQRATVQPGVVQDDLDAHLADHGLKFAPDPASSNRATIGGGIGNNSTGAHSVRYGITDAYVEELDVVLADASRLHAREVVLDSPEWDAIVEKEDREADIYRTVRRLVEENESEIADRYPELKRCVSGYNLQKVVYETDDGERAINLAKLLVGAEGTLGVVVEATLDLVSVPDETAVALYCFPDLVSAMEAVPVALDHDPSAVELMDDEVFRLAADSAEYAAYAEPIPDDCTAALMVEFDSEVQPDLRVAVDAATREFVDDGAAFDALEAFDSDRQADLWKLRKAAIPLLMSLEGDPKPYPFIEDASVPPAELAEYVREFQAVLEDHGTSAAYFAHAGAGTLHVRPILNLKDGESVETMRAITEVVTDLVLDHGGAFSGEHGDGLARTEFNPKMYGPALWAAFKELKSAFDPQWLLNPGKVVYRDKGDVADAESLREGEPADVRERLRYGQDYQSVEPQTELDFDDDGGFAHLVELCNGCGTCRQTDSDVMCPTYRASRDEMETTRGRANLLRAAISGDLPEDELYTERFQEEVLDLCVGCKGCASDCPTGVDLAKLKAEAKHQYHEREGSGLRERLFADVHRLSAWGSRFAPLSNWATALPGTDWVADRALGIAPERDLPTFQRTTFTDWFDARDVGPPADPADRVLLVPDTFTEYTHPEVGKAAVRVLEAADVRVDVADARPSGRPAYSLGFLDRAKDRAGANVDALAPTIEDGWTPVFVEPADAVMVQDEYSDLLDGAAVDTVAGATRGVMEYLDRERADERLDFGASQESLAYHGHCNQKAIGTDHHAVGVLRRAGYSVDPVDSTCCGMAGSFGYEAEHYDLSQAIADDLVEKVGASDGDTVVAPGTSCRTQLGDRGDAGRPRHPVEAVLAALGGRKRPERS
- a CDS encoding peptidase, coding for MTETVEDAELPYEESASQQEKIEALEERLSDLEDDNEEMRDRLLDANAENNKYQQKLERLTHENKKLKQSPLFVATVQELNDEGVVIKQHGNNQEALTEVTDSLREELEPGARVAVNNSLSVVERLDDEADVRARVMEVEQSPDVGYEDVGGLDEQLREVRETVELPMRDPELFETVGIDPPSGVLLHGPPGTGKTLMAKAVAAQTDATFIKMAGSELVHKFIGEGAKLVRDLFQVARDHEPAVVFIDEIDAIASKRTDSKTSGDAEVQRTMMQLLSEMDGFDERGDIRIIAATNRFDMLDRAILRPGRFDRLIEVPNPDVEGREKIFRIHTREMNVADDVDFAALAADTDDLSGADVKAICTEAGMFAIRDDRQQITMADFRNARDKLEQDTEATTAEPSRTYA